The sequence ATGAATTAATTTTCATTTGATTACTTTCATAAAAGCATTATCTTAAAGTCGCAAGTAAATGTAACATCTAACTAATTAACTTCCTAGATTTTTGATGTCCGTTTCCATTTTCTAATAGGGTAACAGATGGTTTAATTAGCCAagtttcataaataaatatataaaattaagaaGGAACCAATAAATTAGCCATGCGAAAAATGTAACTTAATTGTTGAGTTAATTTTCTCAATATATGTACGTAACTTTATGTAATTGTCCAGGATATCAGATTTTTAGGAGTAAGAGAGATCGATCCAAAATTCAGAGGCAAACTAAATTAAAGGCATTAGGTAAGTCTGACGCTTCATtagtttctcttttcttttttggttttaaacTTATATAATGCTCATAAACTGCCAAAGTGCCGGCCATGTATATTGTTTTAACACGTGGTATCAAGTTGTTTgctttattttttcagaaaactAATTCCGTTTCTCGTATGCTCATAGcgtaaaaaatatactaaaaaaacttatttaaaaagtaattatttttctttaattttatctttactaatagttaaatattaatttttaaagaaaaattcatttggataatagtaaaataaatacttAATTAGTATTTTCATTTGTCATGAATAAATTTGCTATCTTTTGAGTAAGCTGATAATGTGAAAGGAAATTATGTTGTCATTACATAAAAGTTAAGTTTATCATTCCTCTCATTCTTTTtggaatatttttagttttttttttttaaaatgggagGACAGGGAATTACTACGTGGGAATTGAATTCTCACGGCAAGATAAATATTAATGTAGTCAATCAATTGAACTACTTATAGCTCTGGTTTGGCCATAAGTTTTATAGTTAAAATTGTCTTTTTTGAAATTTGTCGTTATATTAAGACATCCATtttacttgaaatttgaaaatatttaagatCAAATAAGTATTTGAGAATAAATTTTTATCCTATATCCAAACAAAAACTAAATTTCCCCCCAGAATATTAGtagttctttaattttttatcgTAATTTATTTGGTGCTTTTGGATGAAggacaaagaaggaaaatatcgCTTCATTCTATGCAGAAAAAAGCGATGACACTTGGATTATTAGCCTTATTAACAACACTATTTTGGGGTTTAGAGAGCAAAATTTCACCTTTTGATACCATAGTTGCACTGGATGGAAGTGGAGATTTCAAGTCCATAACAGAGGCGTTACAAGCAGCTCCAGATAATAGTGAAAGAAGATACAACATAAAGATAAAAGAAGGGATATACAACGAATATGTTTTTGTTCATAAAAATAAGACTAATATAACATTTATTGGTGAAGGAACGGACCGTACCATCATAACTGGATCTAAAAGCAATGGCACTGGCTTCAAAACAAATGAGACTGCTACTGTAGGTCAGTTTGACCAACCTATTTTATATGCAAGATTACGAAAGTAATCTGTTATAGTATACTATTTGTCTGATTTTCTACGTTCCAAATTTTGCTAGTTACTTTGGAAacttatctatatttatttttgaatttaatccacatatatatatatatatatatattatttgcaagattacaaaaataatttgttataatATATTCATTGTCTTATTTTCTACGTTCCAAATTTTGCTAGTTACATCAGAAgcttatctatatttatttttgaatttagtcACCCCACCCCCCATCTCACCCCCACATATATTCATTACTTTATAAacttttttctttctactttaatttaaatttaactcGTAAAATTCAATAATACATTAATTCATGTAATATCTTGAAATATTTGTCAAGCTAAATTTTAAAACTAGTAATTTTAAGAATTTCACATTGCCCGTTTATTTTACCATAAGTTACCTATACTACCTATCTTATTCCAAAAAGAATAGTACACATGCATattatatattatacattatatGCATCTTTATACTTCATATACAATAGATGTGGATTTGCCGGCtcttatatcttttattttttttttcttttttaggtaaatagatacaaaatttttatttataatgtaGTTCATAGAAGTGAAAAGTTTTTGTAGCAGACCATAGTACATGGCTATGGGTTCAACAAGCGATATACACTTAAAATTAATAttctattcttcttcttgttcatcttcttcttcttggttGAAAACAGATATAAGTGGCTATGGATTCATAGCACAAGATATCACATTCCAGAACACTGCTGGACCATCGATGCACCAAGCAGTCGCGACTAGTATTTCAGCTGACCACGTTGTGTTCTATCGTTGCAAGTTTGATGGGTATCAAGATACACTTTACACAAAAAATGGTGTTCAATTTTTCAGAGATTGTGAAGTCTATGGTACTGTGGACTTCATATTTGGTAACGCAAAAGTCATACTTCAAAATTGCAATATCTATGCTAGAAGACCTGATGATCTTCAAAATGAAGTGACAATAACTGCCCAAGGAAGAAAAAACAAACATGAAGATACTGCTATTGTCCTTCAAGGTTGCACGATAAACGTCACACAAGATTTGCGGGAGCGTGAACCAAAGGTAATACTATTTGTAAAACTGTATGATCATCTAGAGGTTTAAAACGGTTAAACAGATTGAGGACACGTGATTTCATTTGCAAATATTGAATTCATTACCTGCCGAAGCTTATTCATCAGTACAACTTGCAAACACTGAATCTCAATAGTTGAAATACTtgagaaaattatattttccttcaCTGAAAAATTGAAGTATTTCATAAATAggacaatatataattataaattgTTGGACCGACCCCCTTAACATATATGCGAGAGAATTAGATTCTTAACATATATGCGAGAGAATTAGATTCTAATCTAGTGGTAAAAGGAGTTCAAAAATATCTAAGTCACTATGTTTAAATTCGACATATGATATGCACTCTTGTATTTTTTGAATAGACACTATGTTTAAATTTGACATGTGATATGTactcttgtattttttttaatttccttatATGAACTTCTAATTCCAACTATGCAAacagttaattattttatgatatgaTGTCTCCACAGGTACGAGTGTTTCTCGGAAGATCTTGGAAAAATCACTCTCGAACGATCATCATGTCAAGTTTTTTAGATGAATTTATTGATCCAGAAGGTTGGGTTGAGTGGAACGggaataaagaagatatatattttggtgAATATAATAATAGTGGGCCAGGAGCAAACATAACTGGAAGAGTTAATTGGACAAGAATACTTTCAGAGTCAGATGCTTCTAATTTCACTGCTCGAAAATTTCTCGATGGACATAAATGGATCCCTTCTAAAATCCCAAACACACTTGATCTATTTAAAATGTAGTACCATATATTAAGTATATGTATACTCTTAATTTCCACTTGGAAAATAAATACATTGGAGATTTAAATGTTAGGGTTGTGTATTTAAATGTTTTTCCAAACAAAAATAATTGAAGAGTGGAAAATTAATTCCAACCTCGAGTTGCCACTTGAAATATATGTTCGACATAGTCAAAATTCGATGATCATTCACTCAATCACTTAttagataatttatgaaaacGTAGATTCATCGCCTTTTTGCAAAactgaatattttattaatatatttttaaaattgatcaaATGTCACTTCTAGCACCAACTCTCAAAAAGGCTTCTTGATTAAAATCAGTTAACTTACACAAATCCCTTATTATTTAAGTGTTGTAATACTTTCtctcaataatttattaaattatattatatctcagatttttaattttatgatacaTATATGATAACGTGATACATATAATTAGTGATAcatttaaaatagaaaagattttattttaggaAGTAACGAATTCAATTATTATGGAAAGTAAAAGTAGGCACAAATCATGAAAATGATACATCTGGCTCcagatgtatcacaatgatacattttgtAAAATTACTCACTAgtcattaaaaattcaatatcataccaaaataaataatctatATATGTCAAACATttgttaaatgtatcaaatatttataaataatttaaagttaaatatttgTTAAATTACATCATATActgaatttttaaatttgtgatacatatgttataacgTAATGCATATAATTAGTGATACATTTAAAACAGAAgagatttttattttaagaagTAACGGATCCAATTATTACGGTGTGTAAAATTAGGCACAAATCGTGAAAATGATACATCTAGTTCCAGATGTATTACAATGATACATTTCACAAAATTACTCACTAATCATTAAAAATGCAATATcacaccaaaaataaataatttacatatgtcaaacatatgttaaatgtaccaaatatttataaataaacatatgttaaatgtaccaaatatttataaataaacatatgTTAAAGTTAtatcaattgatgataatttgagagagattttaggggatgaaatatttgaaaaaaaaacttcaaaactAAATAGATTGCATGCATTAATTGTGGAGTAAATGTAGGGTGggttttttattcatattatcaaGAGTAAAATACAAAATTCGagattttaagtaattatttaaaagataGTGGATTTTGGGTAATAAGGTCTCTTGggtttgtgattttgtgtaccCACTTAATGCATCCCGCAACCCTTCACCCCTCCccctccatttttctttctctattagTGCACTcatattctatatttttaatttcataggAAAGTTTGCTAAAGAAAAGGTGTTGTTAAAACTGGCTATgaagattttattataatattcatattaattGACATTTAATATTAAGTCCTAAAAATGATTTAGGGATAAGTAATTAAtgttaagaataaaatataaaaaaagtataaaatggaagaatttatttttgtattagtgGACAATAAAAGCGATTAGAGCTTGTACCTGCAGTTAATTACTAAAGGGATAAGTCCCATGTTAATACGGACCCAACATCAATTATATATTGAGTTGATACCAATAAGAAGCGAGTCTAGAATTGTCACTACTCGAGTCTACACTCTGGCTAATATATGTtatttagaaccacaagtgattccAAGTTAACCCTTGAAATAATATATCTAAACGTAATATGAAAAACTAAAGCTAAAGCTAAAATCGAGCTCAACTGTCATAAAAAAATAGTATGAACGTTTCTTAACTAAAATATCACAAATGTTTAAAACCTAATTACAACTGACTTGACTTGACtatatctatgaaacctctactatataGTGACTTTCACTTCtacaaaaacaaaagataaacgACTAACTGAACCATTGACAGGTTCTTggaaaagatgaggactcacttaaAGTTGATCGATAAAGCCTGACTATGTACCTGCATACCTGTaacatatattataaaataatgtatcgtaagaaaagtatgcatcagtataaAAAATGTACTGCATATGTAAGATaatgattaaaaaatttaaaaaaaactgaaatacatACTGAAACTAAATCTGAATAGTTGAAGAACTCGAtgactaaaatttgaatttcataatTGTATGTATCAAACTGTGTGTAAACACAACTAAAGACCATAAATAAGGATTTCTGAAGACAATGCATATTTGGAATCATGTTAATTGAGATCATTCTATGTAAAATCATGTTATCAGAGATCATGCTATTTGAAATCATGCTATCTAAAATTATGCAATCTGTAATCATATAATGATTATATTAAGTAGAATATCAAAATAGAGTTTAATCTTTtatgtgggagtttcttataaccgacatacaACATATGAGTTCATAATGCactaacttataatttcaattgaaaaTGGCTAGCCCATACCTTGACAGGGCATAGACTTGGCTATCtatatgtggatccactaaatgtGCCTTTTAGGCTATTTATCATCCGACATTGAGGTGGAAACATAATCCTACAGTGACACCTAGTTTTGAACTTGGATTATTAGAATCTTATTTTGCTCAATGTTAAATACTAATCTCAAAACTATTCTTGTAATCATATGCTCAATAATGACTTAAAATTACCATCTATATATTgtaaagattgaaaatttattaaatttgtatCTTGAAACTATCATAAAATACAACCTTTAATGGGTTTTATTCTATCTTCTTGAACATTCATAATAACATAAACATTctaaaatcatgctttaaattataGACTTCAAGAATAATATGCAAGATCATGTCAAGATTCAAAAGTGAAATAAGGAAACCTTGCTAAATTTAAAAAGGAAATACATAGTTATAAAATTCATACATAAGtacaagcttcaagaaatcatgCAATTGGATACTCTTTCTGCTAGGGTTTTATAAACTCACAGGGAATATGGAGGAGTCTAACAAGGTTAAAGAAGTTTTTGATGCTTATATAACCCGACGAATCAATTTAATCGAAGCCCTCATTAATGATGGCAACTCTTTTCATAAAACTATCTATGAGACATATGGCAAGGAGTGGCAATTCGATTTGTCCACTTTGTCTGATTACCTACTTCCAAGACTTCCATCTTCAACAATGCTTCTAAACTTTACTAGTGATAAAGTGTCTGAATATAGCTGGTTAAGTACATTTATTATACAATGTAAAACATGGTTACTCTCTAATGTCGTATATTCTAAATGGCTGGGTAAAGAGAACAGGGGCATTCTTTTCAAGAAGATAGACGATATGCCAAAAATTAAAGACATCGTTCTTAAGGTGGTCAAGATGAAGGATTATAAGTATAAGGATAATGACAAGGATGATGAGCATATCATTCAATGTGATTTATGTCCAGAGTATGCCTTATGCATATTTTGGATTTGGTGTGGCACATGCAAGAAGGATACAATCTTGTACAATTGTCGTTTATGCAGCAAGCTTTGTAAGGATATTTGCAAATCATGCAATAAGTTTGCAAAAGTTGTGAGACACCTATGACAACTTTCTTTACTTGTCTTTGAATTATGCACTTAATGGACGCTATAAGATACCTAGTGCTACTATATTTTGTATACTTCACAATAAAATATACTAATGATAGATATACCTAAACCGATTTCCTAAAAAAATACAACTGGATCATAAAAATAGTGAATTTGAAATTGGGCTTATAAACTCGAATTATGAaatcaaattcatgaaaataaagtaaTTCTAGACATGAGGATGAAATAAATTCCTCATTGAAGTCCTATATACCTGAGATTATATGAATTTGTAGAGAGTAatcttaggaaattttggagttTTGAACATGAAAACCCCCTTTTCTATCTGTTCTTACATTTCGTTAGAGGAGAAAGGAATTGGAAAATATTAACGATATTTATTTTGAGAATGTAACCTTATTGGGATTTTTAATACGTGAGGAGAGGTTTTGAGGTAAGTAAAGGGTCAACTACCctttaaaaaattctttaaaagtgAAAAGAACCCTCATCGAGTATTTTCGATAAGGAGAATTTTTTAGCTTACTTGTAATAATCCTTCAGGTGATTTATTGCAatttatttttctgtatttaGAGCTTTCTATAgatgcctcaagtcatttatgacttgttgaaaCTGACAGTTTGATTATCgagtagttcatttgatttttagagtcatttCATAGTTTTAGGGCTTTCATTGTTAAGAATAGGATCTTAAGACTAAACTTTAGGTAAATGACTTTGGATGATAATTCTAACAATACTATTAGCTCTAAATGTCGATTTAGGCTAAAGGGACCCTTGATCTAGGTCCTAAGGCTTTCAAACTCATTATTGGCAATTGGGTGAATTTTGACTAAAATGGTCTTTTGGGTGTGCGGCttactttttatcaaaatgatctcagatgaaaattttgatggcaCTGATGAGTTTGGAATGCATAATTTattagggtagcatagtttgtttaagtttaaaaaatttcaaatgaattacAAGGGTTCGATCGGGATTTTGGAAATTTAGCAAAGTTGCTAATGTTGGTGCATTGTAATGACCACTAAgtaatttttttgcatttttgcaCTATTTAAAcatttagagcttttccatagcttccccaagtcatttatgagaTGCTAGAGCTGACAGCCAGTTACCCGTAGTTTATTTGGCTTTTAAAGTCAATCtcctattttgaagttttcactATTCAGATTTGGGTATCAAGCCAAAGCCTCAGGTACCTCGTATGCTAGTTTTGACAGTTTTATTAGATTCAttacattgattttaggctagtaAGAGCCTTGGTTTAGATCTTGCGGCTTTCAAACTCTTTTTGGACTATAGGGTGGAAATTGATTAAAATGGCTCTTTAAGTGTGGAatccatatttcatcaaaataacctcATATGGAAATCAAAACGGTGTCATTGTGTCTAGGATGTTGAAAttggtagggtagcatagttaGTTTTTATTCACGGAATTTCGAATAAATTTTGAGGTTTCGATCAGAGTTTTGGCCCTAGGCCAAAACTGCACTAGTGGTTTTAGCTGGTGCATGcgaaaaatggactttctattcatGAGGCCTTGGCTTTGTTCATTAAGTCCAAAGAAATAAACTATCACAATCGTGAGGCATGGTCGCGTTCAGAAAGATCAAGATTATTAGCTATTGCATTGTTGGCTCGTCTTCATATTTTCAAAGGGTAGGCCAGGCTAAGGGCCATATTCGTAATGCATTACCTGCGATCGTGATGACTGGACCCCTGGCAATATTTATTATGGTGGAATCtgattttcttcatttattttcaaGTCCCAAATCCATAGAAATCCGAGAGAGATTATGGAGAGTGAAGTTTGATCATTGGTTGCTCAGGTTGAGTTAGAGAGTTCGTTGTAATTAGTTTCTAATCTAAATTTCCATAAGTTTCTGTTAATTTTGTAGTTAATTCTCTGGGTTAAAATTAAGACCCCTAATTTTTGGCATGATGATTTGAGGGAGTATTTAGGCTCaggttttatctattttttaggataaattatcCTTGAGCCTAGTGGGATGTTTGATGATTTTAAGGTTGTGATTTCACTAGCAggccccacatgagatttttagCTCTATTTTTGACCTAGGGCATTTATatgaaatatgggtattgttatttttgtataaatatgtaGATTATTATTCTGATAGCATGGCATCACGCGGAGGCTTCTCAAGAGGAAAAGGCTTCGTTTAGTAGACTTTACGAATCTTTCAACgacgtctaggtaggctaggatTAATCCTCTCTTATATTGAGCtttattatggcattagtatAATATTATGAAAGCTATGGATAGGGTTTtatttcttgatggttattttagtattttatgggTCTATATTAGACATTTAAGGACCTTTTCTTTAGAATTTGGCCCTTCCATCCCTCTTAGTGAGAATAATGCCTTCTTAGGACTAGTTTTGACTTATCTTAAACCTTAGGGTAAAATTCTAAAGCCTTAGTCTAGATTTTGGTAGGTATTTGCCCTAAAGTGGGTTTTTGAGAGTAGTAGTAGGTCCCGTCAGCCCTCCTTATAGgtcaaatatttatattatattttttagacCTGGAAGACCTTCTTGAGAAACTTTGGGACATTCTTTAACCTTAGAATGACTTAGACCTCTTATCGATTTTTGGTTAGTCAATTACCTGAATTAAGGTATAGTTCTCCTTTAAGCTCATTAATTAAACTCTTAGAGTTAACCTTTCTACCCTGTAAGATtttcattaaggttggtaagtcgATATTATATGGATTCTAAAGAAATTATGGACCTGtattatcatcttcattattTGAGATTTACTGACTTGTTTCGATTCGTGTTTGACAGTTGTGATCTATTAGGGCATTATTTCGATGGTATCATTCTTAAGCTCTAGTTCGAGTTCGACATCATGGTTTGATAGAGATTTTAGTTATAGTTCCACTggtgtctattattttaaattattattattagtatttttttcctatttgcATCCACTGGGATTTTGGGGCCTGGCTGGgttatttccttattttcttgcacctt comes from Capsicum annuum cultivar UCD-10X-F1 chromosome 2, UCD10Xv1.1, whole genome shotgun sequence and encodes:
- the LOC107860933 gene encoding pectinesterase; translated protein: MYVTLCNCPGYQIFRSKRDRSKIQRQTKLKALGQRRKISLHSMQKKAMTLGLLALLTTLFWGLESKISPFDTIVALDGSGDFKSITEALQAAPDNSERRYNIKIKEGIYNEYVFVHKNKTNITFIGEGTDRTIITGSKSNGTGFKTNETATVDISGYGFIAQDITFQNTAGPSMHQAVATSISADHVVFYRCKFDGYQDTLYTKNGVQFFRDCEVYGTVDFIFGNAKVILQNCNIYARRPDDLQNEVTITAQGRKNKHEDTAIVLQGCTINVTQDLREREPKVRVFLGRSWKNHSRTIIMSSFLDEFIDPEGWVEWNGNKEDIYFGEYNNSGPGANITGRVNWTRILSESDASNFTARKFLDGHKWIPSKIPNTLDLFKM